The nucleotide sequence GTGATACAAGCCAAGTCTACCGTCTGGAGGTACTTTGTTGGTGCTAACCTCGACTGGCTTAGATACCACCCACCCATCTCACTTGTATCCTAGCcatctttgtttctttgcctgcctacctaggtaggtaaggtatacTTTCAGAGAGCGTACCCGAACCGGAAGATCACCTAAGACTTGGCATCTCACGGCGGCGCGCGATTTCGATTCACTACAATTCATCTAATCTCCGCAACTTTTATGCGTTCCCTCGtttttcccttttccccgttttccccctctctttGCGGCACTTGACGAATCAACGGGCATGGAGATAAAGGCGTATAGAACCAAAACCAAGAGGGATGCCGCCGACCCGGTTTTGTGCGTATTGAACCGGTAGGACCGGCCGGGTTGGTTTCCCGTCGGCCGTCTTCCAAGTTTATCACCCCCGAAACCATGTAAGTATAGAACAAGCATGCTGTGCTGTCACGGGTGAGTGGGTGAAAGCTGCATGGAAGTGACCTTGATGTTGCCTTGCCAGGGGGACCCTCATCGCCGAGTCTGCACTACACAGTACTACCTACTACTGGGAGGTCCCGGAAAACCGGTAAGAGGGTTCGTCAGACTGAAACTGACAGTATGATCTTTTTCTTTATTCTgcaattgttttttttttttttttggttatttCTTCTTGTCATGACTTGCTCCCGACGCCAAAATGATTTTCCACATAGGCGAACAAAGAACAAgacgaagaaagaaaaaaaagcggtAGGGCAGGCAGGCCAGGTTTGCCCGGTAAAACCACGGTGCTTTTctgcttttgctttttatggttctttattttttttttttttttttttgctttgcggAACCAAGCCCAGTGCTACCCAGCGCCCCAGGATGATGGCTGTGAGCGCGTCCTCTTTTAGGGTGACGGTGGAGGTTATGCCGGAACATGAGCTCCTGGTGTGCTTCCATTTTCCGAGTAGTCAAACGATGCTCCTAAATCGATTTTCTGCGTTTgattctctctcttttttcttccccaCTTTCATTCCtattttccttccttttCCCCTTTCCTAAGCCGTCTCTTttgttatctttttttttttactccttttttttcgttcaaAACACCGTCAACCCCATCTACCTTGTTGATATTTACTGCCATGGGCCCTCCCCAGCTCAGCCCACTCGGCGACTCGTGCCAACCATGCTCCCTCCCGCTTACCCCCCGGCCGACCCTCGGTCTTGTATCATTGGTGGGACTTTGCACGTCCGTTCCCGTAAGGAGATGCACTCTCCAAAGAACTCTTTGCTGTGACAAACAATTCGAGTGAGGTCATTGTGCACCGCTTCGGCCAAGATTGTGGTTTTTTAATCTATTTCCCTTTGCTTACTGTATATTTTTCTGACGCTTTCTATGGCGTATATCCTCTTTTTATTCGTGCGTATAAGTTCCAGTTGTTGGGAAAGTGCCGTTATCACTTTCTGGACTGGTCTAACCTGGGGAGGGAACTACAAAAATGGCAAAAACCTGGGCTAGGCGGCCTTTCCACCCCCCTCCCTCGGCCGGGAAGTTTTCCCTCCCCTGCCGTCCCGTGTTCCCAGTCCCGTCCCGGTCATTTGGATGAATACCCTTCCCGTCGGCTCTCCAGCATGCCGGTCCGGAGGGGgcaagaggaggaggaggagaggaGGTAGGAAAGAAGAGGTCTAGCTGGCTCATTTTGCGGCTCATCAGCCTGGAGAAACCTGGAGTTCAGCATACGACACAGCCCCTCCCTTCTAGGTCGGGGCCCTCGGGCTGCCCATGGGCTGATGCTGTGATACAAGAGTCCCAAGTCTACAGTTATGTTACCCATGCCTTATATTACCTTATGGGGATCGGATCTATCCTTGTCAGGGATGTCTATAATCTCATGATCTAACTTGGACTACTTTgactcttcttttttgtttattttttttttttttatatcatGCCTCCTTATTTTTAGTAGGTCAATCTTTGCGTCATGAAACTTGTCAAGTTGCTCACCCGCTCATCCCGCGTTTGTCATgcagaaagaaagagagagagagaagaaaaaaatcgtGTATTTGCCATGACCACTTTGTCACCGTCAACTCAAAGCGGTTTCGGTCTGGTCTGCATACAAGATTCATCCCTTTTGTCTCGTATCCATAAAATGACTGCCAGAAATCCGAGTGAGCGGTTCACAGGGTACATGGGGGTTTTCAGAAGTTACCCAAAAACTCAACCAAGGTCAACCCTTCATTTgcaaagcaagaaaaaaaagttgtaCTGTGTTGATTCGTGTCCGGGATCTTCATATATCTGCAACAAAGCAGACCTACTGAGATTCCCCCCACCACCCTTCTTCTCACCATCGACTTGATTCACTCATCACCAAATGCGGTGTGTGTTATGGTGTGGGGGAAAAGAAATAATCTGGGTGGTGGGCGTACCGCGTCCGTCTTTGTTGTTGTATGTCAGATTAGACATGTCATCCCAGGTTCTCCCCTCCTCAATGACATAACTAGCTCACCATGGCTACCATGGCTACGTGGTAGAGGTAGAGGCTTTTTTCGGTTTTTTTGCTCAAGTTACACCATCAATTAGGCACGAGCCGAGAGACAACAACAGCGATTCGTCGGAGGAAAGacaactctttttttttcttgctttttggatttttggttttatttcatttcatttttattttattctctGGGCTGGCTTTCCGCCCCCCCACTGGTTTGTTAGAGACGGCTGGCCCGTCCTTTCGGTCTTGGCCATCGAGGTAAATAAAGATATGAGCCGTCATAAAGTTTCTTTTCGTGTAAAAAATTCCCACATCATGAGTCGAGCTGCTTCTTGCGGTCACTTAGTTACCAACACATTGCCGATACCCGCAGGGCAATgtcagagagaaaaagaaagagaaaagagaaaaaaaaaaaaccatctggtaatttcctcttttttcttctttgttccttgttcttcttcgCAGGGAGTGTGTATAAACCGGGACAAAACGTCGAGTCCTTTTTTCGTCCGATCgccaaagaacaaaaaacggCAAGTGGCGGCAACTTTTCCAACCTAAGTATCTATCGTGGCCCATACCTGGTTCGGTTCTCCGTCAGCACGGCCCGTAATGCGATTGGTACAGACAAAACGAACCATGAGACATGTTGGAAAGGTGTGCCCGAGTAACACAGTAGAAGTTAGTTATTAAGTTGGATTTTCAGTACCGACGGATCACACCACAGATCAGCGGCCGATAGGCCAAAAAATTAAGATCAAAAAGATGAATACCATCTGCAGTTACAAATAACGAAACCGATTCCGTGACACAGCACACCACCATAAATTTGCTTCACGAACCCCTAAATTGTACTCATGTGGTGTCGCCTCAAGAGTGAACCCTGATCTTGGGATATACGGGGCTTTGCATGTGAAAAACATGTGGCCCGAGTCCTGATGTGCCGTTGTATGTCCAGTAGGTTGCACGTATAGTGTCGATGCTGTTGGtcaattttttttcctttttttccacgtCTCATATACAACTAAAAAGTACAAAGTGTTGCGGCCCCAACACTTCTAGAAACGTATGATACAGTGGAAGACGCTCCTTTAGATGCCAGATCAAAGTTTGTTTGCGCCGCAACAGACGACATGAAACTCCACATCTCCCCCCAGTCCTCCGTCTATCGACCTTTGCAGTCGCCAAGAACTGGCTTGACATGCTCGGCCCATACTTGCAGATTGGGTCGACCACAGGACCTGGTAGCCGGAGGTTATCTTATCCCTTCGGGATTATCTGCATCTACCACTGGCCGCACCTCCATAATCTCCTTAAACCTAGTTGACTCTCCATCCTCCCTTGCACGGGGATGTGCTCATCGCCGTGCGACCTCCTCTAAGTCGCATCCCGGAGCCAGAGGTGTGAAGGGGTGTGAAGGTTGTATACCCGCAACAACGGGTGGCCTTGCGGTGGTATGCCCTTGTCGAATCTGGACCAAGTCGGGGCTCAAATCAATCCCGTCGGGCGAATGATGTTCTCGGCACAAAAACCCAAATATTGAAGACATTCTGTACAGCCTGAAGATTGATTACATGCGCCTCTTACTGGTTTCCACCTTGTGCGCCTGTGATACCGGCTGAAAATGAGCGGCGAATTGCGTCAAAAGACAGCAAACACGATCGACTTCAAACTCTAACAGGAAAGAAAATCCCCGCAGCATGTCTGAGCCACGGGCAATCGTAGTGATTACACCTCGCTCGCTTGCCTGGTGAAAACGTTGTTCCCATAGGAGAGCCTCTGAGACATGCATTCTCTGGCAACGAAATGACCTTAAAGTCTGCAATCTTCACAGACAATCAACGGCCCCAGGCTGATGATTGGACGTGACACgttgcctaggtaccttagtctGGTTACCGCGGCTTTAGAGTCGACTATAGAGACCAGGGTATTTGGGCTCTCCTGGGAAATGCTCCTCGGGCCACACATGACGGATGGCTTCCCATATCTCACTGTTGGTCCGGGCGGTCAGTAAACGTCTAATCTCCGCGCGACACAACGTCACCAACGGACGGAAGCCGTAGGTGCATCGTGTTACAGcataaaaaaaccaaaaaaaaaccgttcCCGACGTAGGTACTTACCTGACCAGAATGATTTTCAAACCGTCCTTCACCTCTTGCGGCAGATCCTGAACGTCCTTCTCATTCTGCTTCGGGAGTAGCACCGTCTTGACGCCCGCACGGAGGGCGCCAATAAGCTTTTCCTTGATTCCTCCGACGGCAGTGACACGTCCACGTAGTGAGATTTCGCCCTGTAAACGCGTGAAAATGGGACGCCTCCGTGTCAGCGAGGACGCTTTGCTAAAACGTACGTGGAGAAACGAGAACTGAGACTTGAGACACATAGCGCGTGCATCGATTTCGAGGGACCACTTACCGTCATGGCCATGGTGGGCGGCACGATCTTGCCGGAAAAGAGTGAGATGAGAGCAATGGCCTGTGCGATACCGCTGCTGGGACCATCCTTTGGTATGGCGCCCGCAGGGCAGTGGACATGGATGCTACGGTTCTCCATGATCTTCTCTCTGGGATCTGGGGAAAGGCCAAGCTGAAATGCGTTGGCCTTGACCCAGGATAGGGCCACTCTGGCGCTCTCTTTCAGTACGTCACCAAGCTGGCCCGTGTGTTGGACCGAGCCGTCACCGGGCATGTCAGCCACCTCAATGAACAAGATACTGCCATTTCCGCCCGAGCTGTAGGCGACCAAGCCCGTAACTACTCCAGGTCTGCCTTCCTGCTCAGCAATCTCATCCTCGTACTTGGCACTGCCGAGAATATGTTCAATGTCTTCAACAGTCAGTTGTGCCCGGTACTGGTCAAGGCGGTTATCGTCCTTCGCATCAGCGTACTCGACCGCCTTGGCTCGACAGACGGAACCAATTTCTCTCTCTAAGTTGCGGACCCCTGCCTCACGTGTGTAAGACTCGATGATCTTAGAGACCACCTCCTCGGGGAAAACGATCTGCTCAGGAGAAAGTCCGTTGGCACGGATTTGCTTTGGCACAAGATGATTTGTGGCAATGTGCCTCTTTTCCAACGTGGTATAGCCGGATAAATAGATCATTTCCAAACGGTCCAGCAGAGGCGGAGGGATGGTCTCAAGACTGTTGGCCGTGGCTATGAACAGCACCTTGCTCAGGTCGACCGGAATGTTAATGAAATGGTCCACGAAGGTAGCATTCTGCTCCGGGTCCAGAACCTCCAGCATCGCAGCTGATGGATCCCCATGGTGGTTGCTCTGGCTAATCTTGTCAATCTCGTCCAGCAGAATTACTGGGTTGGAGACGCCCGTCTTTTTGAGGCCCTGGATAATCAGACCAGGCATAGCAGCAACATACGTGCGTCGGTGACCGCGAATTTCGGCCTCGTCCCGCACGCCGCCCAGCGATATCCTGTGGAATTTTCTGCCGAGAGCAGTTGCAACAGACTTTGCCAAACTGGTCTTGCCAACACCTGGAGGTCCTGCCAAGAGGAGAATTGGGGACTTGTCCGTCATCCGACGACTTTTGAGCATGTCAATCTTGGCCTGTGCCGCGTCTAAGCTCTCCTGAGAAGCCTTGGTCAAGCCTGGCTCTGGGTAATCCGCCGATTCCCCTTCAAGTGGCGGTACCATCTCTTCTTGGATCCGCTTAATCTGCGCATCGATCTCCTCATTTGCAGATTGCTTGAGACGGAGCACAGCAAGGTATTCTACAAGACGCTGCTTGACCTTGCTCAAGCCGTGGTGATCATCGTCAAGCTGTTTCCTCGCTCTGCCCAAAGCCGTCTTGTCGAGACGATCATCCGTGGTGAGTGACCAGGGGATCTCAGCCAACGTCTCCAGATAAGTGCGGAGGACGCTGTATTCGGCCTGGACAGGCATCATCTTCTTCAGGCGCTTCATCTCGCGAGCGGCAAccttggcggcctcgggGCTGAGCTTTGCGTCATCCAGCTTCTTCTGCAACTCTTCAGTCTCGTCGGGCTCCTTTTCCTCGGGCTCTTGACCGCCCTGAACATTATGAGGCGCAGAAAATGGCCCAACACCTCGCCTGATGAAAGGCGGGGGTAAGTTGGGGTTCTGCGCATCTGTGATTCTCATCGGCACTGCCGCTGTGACAGTTGTGATCCGGGTAATGCTCTTGAGCCCTCCAATGGTACGATCGAGTAGCTCGATGACCTTGTCCACACGTTGCTTGACGTCAAAGGTGGCCAAAATCTCAAGCTTGTCTTCATATGCACAGTCAACCAAGGTTCCGACAAAGTCAGCAAACGAACCCGCGTCGGCGACAGTCCTCTTAGCCATGTACGAGTCGAGCCGCCTAGCCAACACAGGGTCCAGACCCAGCCGAGGCCGCGAAGTTATGGATGTGAGCCTCAGAAGATCTATTAACTCCCGCGCTAGAGTTTTGAGCCTTTCGAATCGCCTCTGGAGGTCTTTGTCGTTGACGGGCACTGTGAAGACGCGAGGCAGACGCGTCAGTATGTGATCAACCTCGGTGATCTAGTTATGCGGATAGACAGGCAGATGGCTGTGCAAATGGATAAAAGGCGCAAAAGTCCCTACCGTGCTCTTCATGTTGTATAATATGGCCCTCGTAATGGGCGCGAAGTAGGTCTTTGTCCAAGCTCTCCAGAGTCATCCTGGCTACGCCTTCGACCAAGATTGCCGCGTCCTCGCTGCCCCAGGCCTCAACAGCCGTGATCTTAGCAACAACGCCGACCGAAAAGACATCTCTATGTTGCAAGGTCGAATAGTCTACTGGTCGTCTTGGCCGTGCAGTGGAAACATCGCTCTTAGCCTTGTCTCGAATGAGTCGTTGACCGTTCGCGCCGAGGAGTGGAGATGCTATCGGAACGCAAGCGATGGGGATGGTGTCGATGCGACCTGGGGCCGGAGCTCGCCCGTAGAGAGAGCCGACAAGGGAGATGATATCGGCTCGTTTGGCACCGACCGGAATGCGCTGCATGACCCCGGGGAGCAGGACGCTGCCGCTGGCCAGAGGCACGATGGCCATCAGAGAGCTCTCTGATGGCGCCATTGTTGTGTTTGAATGAATAGATCTAGATGGGGGGTATTTTCACGAATCGAAACGGAGAGCGGTTTTCGAATCGACTTGAATGACAGTTTTAAACAAGTAGAAAAGAAATATGAAGAGGAACGAGTAGTAAAATTGACTGGTTTAATTATAGCCTGTCTAGTAAGAAGAAAGACTGACATGTAAGAGCAGAGGGTATAGTAAAGTGTATTGCCGTTGATTCCGATTGATAGAAATAAGAGACTGGGTAGATAGGTTTATTCAAGCAAGTGGTGCGGAGGTGGTCGGCAGAAGTGGTGTTATCGGCAGACATGAGGCAGGAGCTAACCAACCGTGCATATGACGATTGGAGCCGAGGCATGCAACCTGGCTTCTAGAACTAGCCACAGCGTTTTAGCGATGACAGCACTTAAGAGATGGGTGGGCCGGAGCCTAAGATGGCGGGACTTACAGTCTACATTACAGTATAATTACTCGGAAATAGTAGCACAAGTCACCAACCAAGCAATGGACGGGAATATAAAAGATACTCTGTctgattttttattttttttgtattgTCTCCTAATTAGTCGAGAGAGTGAGTTGGTTTTGGTGGATGCACAGAAAAACAAGTTTTCTCCTACATCAAATGCAGACCCTGAGCCAGGTACAAGAAACATCCTGGGGGACCAATGTCGATTATTCTGCCAGAGCCGTTTGACATTGCGATTGCGTACTAAAATTAACCTGTAACACTAATCATGTCTGCCTCCAAAACCAGCGGGAATATGCTCTCAATCACGACATTTGACATTTGCTACATCTGACAGCGCATATGCGCTACCGCAAATGCGACCGTCCTCTTACCGAGACCTGATGCCAAACTTTTCAGCTGAATCCTGTCTTGCTAGTAATTAAGGGACTGCTGATTCGGGCTTAAGATGTAGCACTGCGTTAGGAATATGTCAGGTACCTGATTCAACAACGAGATAAACTTATTTTCCGCTGATTATACTTGATATTAATCTTGTAAGCCGGTCGTGGTATGAGCCAGCTTGTCCAGAGCCCTCAATTTAAAACGTTTACTTTGTTAAATAATTTCGTCACAGCCTGACTTTCGTTAATTTAAGACACAAGTTAGGTTATTACAATATATTGAGACCAAGGTAGTGGTTTTACTGTACCTTGAAAGCGACGAAGAGCAGAATGGCGCCATGGAAGTCTTTTACTGCGTTTGTTCTCGTTGGGTTACACGGTGTGAATAAATGTGCCCGTTGGTGACTACCGGTACTACTATCCCTGTATCCCTGAATTGAGCTTCCCCGCAGTGGCGGGCTGAACCACTTAGCGCGTGAACGACGCGTCTTGGGTTATGGAATTGCATCCCCCACCACGCGTCTTTGCGACTTTTCCATAGTTGCAGCATCACCATTATTGTCAGAACGATCAAAAGTCACCAGTATCTAAGAATAAAACAAAATCACCGAGAAAACATTAAAAGCCATGAGTATGCACTTCCCTATATTTCTCCTGTTCTTCCGAGTTGAATGACCAAAACTGACGGCTTTGGGCAGCATCATACGGAGGCAACAATTTCTCAAGGACGGGCTATAACGCCCAAGGCGCCGAGGATGGAGGCGGCTTCATGGGAGGCTCGCAACAGGGCTCTCAGGGAGGTCCAGGAGGCAAGGTGTGTTGATTCAAAGTATTCTTATAGACAGCAAAACCACAGAGAATCTCGTTTTATTGACAAtcaaccgaaaaaaaaacgaaaaaaaaaacagagctACCAAGACGAGTGCCTCAAGCCCGTGACCGTCAAGCAGCTCCTCGACGTACAAGCCCCGTACCCGGACGCCGACTTTCTCCTCGACGGCCGCGCCATCACACAGATCACCCTGGTAGGACAGGTCCGATCCATCAACCCGCAGCCAACCAACATCACGTACCGGATCGACGACGGCACGGGCACAATCGACGTCAAGAGGTGGATCGACCCGGAGAAGGCCGAGGATGCCGACGCGGCCTCGCAGCACCAGCCTGACAGCTACGTCCGCGTCTGGGGCAAGCTCAAGGCCTTCAACAACCGCCGCCACGTCGGCGCCCTCTTTGTGCGTCCCGTCGAGGACTTCAACGAGGTCAACTACCACATGCTCGAGGTCGCCTATGTTCATCTCGATGCCGTCAGGCAAAGCAGtggaggcggtggcggtgctggcggcggtggcgacgATAATATGTTCGTCGACAGCTACGGtggaggcggtggcggcggtggctcaAAGGCTGCAAACTGCTCCACCAACGCCCAGCGGCTATTCAACCACCTCCAGAACTCATCTGCTGGTAACGAAGGCTTGGAGGCCAACATCATCGCCAGGGGTATTAACATGTCGGTGAGGGATGTCGAGGCTGCTGCGGATGAGCTCTTGTCGGCCGGTCTTATATACCCGACAGTCGATGACCATACATGGGCTACCTTGGACTACTAAAGAaactgtttcttttttcttctttaaaCGGCTTAAGTCTGCGGTCCACCACAGGGAGCAGGAGATGATGGGTGCATGGTATTTGACGCAAATCTGGGCACTGAAAGCGGTTATGTTCTCGGCGTTTGGTTGGCATTTTGCGGGCTCGGTTTTGATTTGATAATGCATAAAATGCTCTTACGATGAACATCAGAATACTTCTGATCAACTATGCAGAAGACTTGTCGGGCTAGATACACGGTGGCATGTTGACGCTGTCTGGAGGTGTATATCACTATGATATAAATAGAGTCGTGGGGGTGTAAGCAATGAACGGATTATGATATATACTTGGGACTGCTAGAAGGCACTGCTGGTAGCATGCTATGTAAATCCGGTACCTAGGCTGGGTTTACAATAATTGTCTTGCGCCGATGGTGGCATGAATGTTCGTTCTATCGAGCTACGGCTTGATATAGTCACCATGGAGTAGTCGCAACCAATTATCTTTGTATTAACCGTTTTATGGTCACAACTTGGTTAAATGAGTGAGGGCGTCAAAGGGAAAAGGTCTCGGAGAGCACAACATGGCGTGTGTGGGTGATTGCCGTAAGAAAATTGCCTCCTTTGAGGATGAAAATGCCATACAAAATTTGTTCCAGTTCACTTCCGGCGAACCGTCGGTGAAGTGGGAAGACTGCACAAAATGTACCCTATGCTCATTTAATCAAAGCAGGCTTGACCCGACTATTATGCGTAATGAAATTAGATGTTTTGTTGCTGCCATGGGCTGCAGATAAGCACGTTGGTATATGTCGTGTGTCATCGTATCTCCGATCACATTCAACATGCCATACGAACAGTCTACCCCACTCGCAACGAATTGTGCTTTTATTAGGGCTCAGCAGCGAAACCCGAACAACCAGCAGCGTGTGCGTTTAAGAGCATGGTCTAAATTAgtgatttcttttgttctaaCAGTGTTCTTGTTGGATCCTCCCAGTACAGGACCTGGGATCAAGTAAAGCAAAAAAGGGTAAGTAAATATAGCCGTGCTTATGTTTATGATGACACGGTTCGTTTAGGCCCCTTTCCTTGATCAGCGTAAACCTCAACTCCGCCTTTTGGCGCAAACTTAGAGCATTCTTCGGATTCCTTGCTCGTTGGTATACTTCTCCAAACCAGAGTCAAGGTGCTGCCACCACTCGAAGAGCATTGACTCGCATATCAGCTTGAACCACGGTGTGAACTTGGCTGCGGGGTCCTTGAAGAAGGCCTTGAGACCATCTGCCGAGGTATATTGTGTGGCCTGGACCTCGTTCTTGTTGATGTCGAGATCCACATTCGCCTTGATGAAGAGGATGTAATCGACTACGAAGATGTTGTTAGTATGCAATTACCTTTCGCGATTGTTTATGCATTCTGCTGGTGAAATCCACCCGCCGAAGCAGTCACATCATCTCTCTTAGAACAGACTTACCCTCGTGCTCACCCCATTTACCGTCACTGGGTGCCTTGTAGTGTATGCGAGTGAGGAAGTGGAAGTTCTCGAGTGGTACCTGCTCCTTCTTGATGCCGAGCTCGTGGTCCAGCTTGCGCTGCGCCGCACGCTTGACGCCCATGATGGAGTCCGGGAGGTTCGATCCAGTCTCGCCTGGGATTCCGAGAGGGTGCGAGCAGCAGGTGTTGGTCCACATGTCGGGGAAGGTAATCTTTTCCGTCGCGCGCTGCTGGAGGAGCAGCTCGTTCTtgtcgttgaagaggaagac is from Pyricularia oryzae 70-15 chromosome 2, whole genome shotgun sequence and encodes:
- a CDS encoding lon protease like protein 2; translated protein: MAPSESSLMAIVPLASGSVLLPGVMQRIPVGAKRADIISLVGSLYGRAPAPGRIDTIPIACVPIASPLLGANGQRLIRDKAKSDVSTARPRRPVDYSTLQHRDVFSVGVVAKITAVEAWGSEDAAILVEGVARMTLESLDKDLLRAHYEGHIIQHEEHVPVNDKDLQRRFERLKTLARELIDLLRLTSITSRPRLGLDPVLARRLDSYMAKRTVADAGSFADFVGTLVDCAYEDKLEILATFDVKQRVDKVIELLDRTIGGLKSITRITTVTAAVPMRITDAQNPNLPPPFIRRGVGPFSAPHNVQGGQEPEEKEPDETEELQKKLDDAKLSPEAAKVAAREMKRLKKMMPVQAEYSVLRTYLETLAEIPWSLTTDDRLDKTALGRARKQLDDDHHGLSKVKQRLVEYLAVLRLKQSANEEIDAQIKRIQEEMVPPLEGESADYPEPGLTKASQESLDAAQAKIDMLKSRRMTDKSPILLLAGPPGVGKTSLAKSVATALGRKFHRISLGGVRDEAEIRGHRRTYVAAMPGLIIQGLKKTGVSNPVILLDEIDKISQSNHHGDPSAAMLEVLDPEQNATFVDHFINIPVDLSKVLFIATANSLETIPPPLLDRLEMIYLSGYTTLEKRHIATNHLVPKQIRANGLSPEQIVFPEEVVSKIIESYTREAGVRNLEREIGSVCRAKAVEYADAKDDNRLDQYRAQLTVEDIEHILGSAKYEDEIAEQEGRPGVVTGLVAYSSGGNGSILFIEVADMPGDGSVQHTGQLGDVLKESARVALSWVKANAFQLGLSPDPREKIMENRSIHVHCPAGAIPKDGPSSGIAQAIALISLFSGKIVPPTMAMTGEISLRGRVTAVGGIKEKLIGALRAGVKTVLLPKQNEKDVQDLPQEVKDGLKIILVSEIWEAIRHVWPEEHFPGEPKYPGLYSRL
- a CDS encoding replication protein A 32 kDa subunit yields the protein MTSYGGNNFSRTGYNAQGAEDGGGFMGGSQQGSQGGPGGKSYQDECLKPVTVKQLLDVQAPYPDADFLLDGRAITQITLVGQVRSINPQPTNITYRIDDGTGTIDVKRWIDPEKAEDADAASQHQPDSYVRVWGKLKAFNNRRHVGALFVRPVEDFNEVNYHMLEVAYVHLDAVRQSSGGGGGAGGGGDDNMFVDSYGGGGGGGGSKAANCSTNAQRLFNHLQNSSAGNEGLEANIIARGINMSVRDVEAAADELLSAGLIYPTVDDHTWATLDY
- a CDS encoding isopentenyl-diphosphate Delta-isomerase — encoded protein: MSSTTTTTAQPITAETILSLFPDIDTSGEALDGHDEEQIRLMDEVCIVVDENDMPIGKGSKKICHLMTNIEKGLLHRAFSVFLFNDKNELLLQQRATEKITFPDMWTNTCCSHPLGIPGETGSNLPDSIMGVKRAAQRKLDHELGIKKEQVPLENFHFLTRIHYKAPSDGKWGEHEVDYILFIKANVDLDINKNEVQATQYTSADGLKAFFKDPAAKFTPWFKLICESMLFEWWQHLDSGLEKYTNEQGIRRML